A section of the Sphingobacteriales bacterium genome encodes:
- a CDS encoding glycerophosphodiester phosphodiesterase: MPQNIWIIAPGTRPLMIAHGSAKLLFPENTWMAFDSSVAMGADVLEMDLRLTKDSVIVTHHDAEIDNTSNGTGKIADLSLSDLQSLNFGYYFTDLSGKKPYENQHVEIATLEGLFKKYPQMKMIIEIKDEGEWGKTAAEKVFELVTKYQMQNQVIVASFHDEILRYFLDISQSKVPVSTSEREATKFALTAKSFTGFTFVPEAVAVQLPLKSSGLNLGTRRIIASCHHHNMAIHYWTINDKEEMRDLIEKGADGIITDRPDIMAELLKEMNL; encoded by the coding sequence CTGAAAACACCTGGATGGCATTCGACAGCTCAGTAGCTATGGGAGCTGATGTGCTGGAAATGGATCTGAGATTGACAAAAGATTCTGTGATTGTTACCCATCACGATGCTGAAATTGATAATACCAGTAATGGGACCGGGAAAATAGCAGACCTCAGCCTGAGTGATCTTCAATCCCTCAACTTTGGCTATTATTTTACAGATTTGTCTGGCAAAAAACCTTATGAAAATCAGCACGTTGAAATTGCCACACTGGAAGGGCTCTTCAAAAAATACCCTCAGATGAAAATGATTATTGAAATCAAAGATGAAGGAGAATGGGGAAAAACAGCAGCAGAAAAAGTTTTTGAGCTTGTTACAAAATACCAGATGCAAAATCAGGTGATTGTCGCTTCATTTCATGACGAAATTCTCAGGTATTTCCTCGACATATCACAATCGAAAGTGCCGGTTTCAACCTCTGAGCGTGAAGCAACCAAATTTGCCCTTACTGCCAAAAGCTTTACAGGTTTTACCTTTGTTCCGGAAGCCGTTGCTGTTCAGCTTCCGCTTAAAAGTTCAGGTCTGAACCTCGGCACCAGAAGGATCATTGCTTCTTGCCATCATCACAACATGGCCATTCACTACTGGACCATCAACGACAAGGAAGAAATGAGAGACTTAATTGAAAAAGGAGCAGATGGAATCATTACCGACCGACCCGACATCATGGCAGAGCTTCTGAAGGAAATGAACTTATAA